A genomic region of Equus caballus isolate H_3958 breed thoroughbred chromosome 1, TB-T2T, whole genome shotgun sequence contains the following coding sequences:
- the HDDC3 gene encoding guanosine-3',5'-bis(diphosphate) 3'-pyrophosphohydrolase MESH1: MGSEAARLLEAADFAARKHRWQRRKDPEGTPYINHPIGVARILTHEAGITDIVVLQAALLHDTVEDTDTTLDEVELHFGAQVRRLVEEVTDDKTLPKLERKRLQVEQAPHSSPGAKLVKLADKLYNLRDLNRCTPEGWSEQRVQEYFEWAAQVVKGLQGTNRQLEEALKQLLKERGLTL; the protein is encoded by the exons ATGGGCTCCGAGGCGGCGCGGCTGCTGGAGGCTGCAGACTTCGCGGCTCGCAAGCACCGATGGCAGCGGCGGAAGGACCCCGAAGGGACCCCCTACATCAACCACCCTATCG GTGTGGCTCGGATCCTGACCCATGAGGCGGGAATCACTGACATTGTGGTGTTGCAG GCAGCCCTGCTCCATGACACCGTGGAGGACACGGACACCACCCTGGATGAGGTGGAGCTGCACTTCGGGGCGCAAGTGCGCCGTCTGGTGGAGGAGGTGACGGATGACAAGACTCTGCCCAAGCTGGAGAGAAAGCGGCTGCAGGTGGAGCAGGCGCCCCACAGCAGCCCGGGGGCGAAACTGGTGAAGCTGGCAGACAAACTGTACAATCTGAGGGACCTGAATCGCTGCACCCCAGAGG GATGGTCCGAACAGAGAGTCCAGGAATACTTCGAGTGGGCAGCACAGGTGGTGAAGGGGCTTCAGGGAACAAACCGGCAGCTGGAAGAGGCTCTCAAGCAGCTGCTTAAGGAGCGGGGGCTGACACTCTGA
- the UNC45A gene encoding protein unc-45 homolog A isoform X3, with the protein MSSTDAKVEQMFQILLDPQEKGTEKKQKASQNLVVLAREDAGAEKIFRSNGVQLLQRLLDTGESDLMLAALRTLVGICSEHQSRTVATLSVLGTRRVVSILGVENQAVSLAACHLLHVMFDALKEGVKKGFRGKEGAIIVDPARELKVLISNLLELLTEVGVSGQGRDNALTLLIKVVPRKSPKDPNNSLALWVIDQGLKKILEVGGSVQDAPGELTVTANSRMSASILLSKLFDDLKCDAERENFHRLCENYIKSWFEGHGLAGKLRAIQTVSCLLQGPCDAGNRALELSGVMESVIALCASEQEEEQLVAVEALIHAAGKAKRASFITANGVSLLKDLYKRSEKDSIRIRALVGLCKLGSAGGTDFSMKQFAEGSTLKLAKQCRKWLCNDQIDAGTRRWAVEGLAYLTFDADVKEEFVEDEAALKALFQLSRSEERSVLFAVASALVNCTNSYDYEEPDPKMVELAKYAKQHVPEQHPKDKPSFVRARVKKLLAAGVVSALACMVKTESPVLTSSCRELLSRVFLALVEEAEDRGTVVAQGGGKALLPLALEGTDVGQTKAAQALAKLTITSNPEMTFPGERVYEVVRPLVSLLHLHCSGLQNFEALMALTNLAGISERLRQKILKEKAVPMIEGYMFEEHEMIRRAATECMCNLAMSKEVQDLFEAEGNDRLKLLVLYSGEDDELLQRAAAGGLAMLTSMRPSLCSRIPQVTTHWLEILQALLLNPNQELQHRGAVVVLNMVEASREIASTLMESEVLEILSVLAKGKESPVTRVAAACLGKAVDYGLIKPNQDGE; encoded by the exons ATGTCCTCGAcggatgccaaagtggagcagaTGTTTCAGATACTACTGGACCCGCAGGAGAAAGGCACTGAGAAGAAGCAGAAG GCTTCTCAGAACCTGGTGGTGCTGGCCCGGGAGGATGCCGGAGCTGAGAAGATCTTCCGGAGTAACGGGGTTCAGCTCTTGCAACGCCTGCTTGACACGGGAGAGAGCGACCTGATGCTGGCAGCTCTGCGCACCCTGGTCGGCATTTGCTCTGAGCACCAGTCACGG ACAGTGGCGACCTTGAGTGTGCTGGGAACGCGGCGCGTGGTCTCCATCCTGGGCGTGGAGAACCAGGCTGTGTCCCTGGCTGCCTGCCACCTGCTGCACGTTATGTTTGATGCCCTCAAGGAAGGTGTCAAGAAAGGATTCCGAGGCAAAGAAGGCGCCATCATCGTGG ATCCCGCCCGGGAGCTGAAGGTCCTCATCAGTAACCTCTTGGAGCTACTGACTGAGGTGGGGGTCTCGGGCCAAGGCCGAGACAATGCCCTGACCCTCCTCATCAAAGTGGTACCCCGAAAGTCTCCCAAGGACCCCAACAACAGCCTCGCCCTCTGGGTCATTGACCAAG GTCTGAAGAAGATTCTGGAGGTGGGGGGCTCTGTGCAGGACGCTCCCGGGGAGCTCACGGTGACGGCCAACAGCCGCATGAGCGCCTCCATCCTCCTCAGCAAGCTCTTTGATGACCTGAAGTGCGATGCTGAGAGGGAGAATTTCCACCGACTCTGCGAAAACTACATCAA GAGCTGGTTTGAGGGCCACGGGCTGGCCGGGAAGCTGCGGGCCATCCAGACGGTGTCCTGCCTCCTGCAGGGCCCATGTGATGCCGGCAACCGGGCCCTGGAGCTGAGCGGCGTCATGGAGAGCGTGATCGCTCTGTGTGCCTctgagcaggaggaggagcagctggTGGCTGTGGAGGCCCTGATCCACGCGGCCGGCAAGGCCAAGCGGGCTTCGTTCATCACCGCCAATGGCGTCTCGCTGCTGAAGGACCTGTACAAGCGCAGCGAGAAGGACAGCATCCGCATCCGGGCGCTGGTG GGACTTTGTAAGCTGGGCTCGGCCGGTGGGACTGACTTTAGCATGAAGCAGTTTGCTGAAGGCTCCACTCTCAAACTGGCCAAGCAGTGTCGAAA GTGGCTGTGCAATGACCAGATTGACGCAGGCACTCGGCGCTGGGCAGTGGAGGGCCTGGCCTACCTCACCTTTGATGCCGACGTGAAGGAAGAGTTTGTGGAGGACGAGGCTGCCCTCAAGGCCCTGTTCCAGCTCAGCAGG TCCGAGGAGAGGTCGGTGCTCTTCGCGGTGGCCTCAGCGCTGGTGAACTGCACCAACAGCTACGACTACGAGGAACCCGACCCCAAGATGGTGGAGCTGGCCAAGTATGCCAAGCAGCACGTGCCCGAGCAGCACCCCAAG gacAAACCGAGCTTCGTGCGGGCTCGGGTGAAGAAGCTGCTGGCAGCGGGCGTGGTGTCGGCCTTGGCGTGCATGGTGAAGACCGAGAGCCCGGTGCTGACGAGTTCCTGCCGCGAGCTGCTCTCCAG GGTCTTCCTGGCTTTGgtggaggaggctgaggaccGCGGCACCGTGGTCGCTCAGGGAGGGGGCAAG GCTCTGCTCCCGCTGGCCCTGGAGGGCACTGACGTGGGGCAGACGAAGGCGGCCCAGGCTCTCGCCAAGCTCACCATCACCTCCAACCCAGAGATGACCTTTCCTGGCGAGCGG GTCTACGAGGTGGTCCGGCCCCTTGTCTCCTTGCTGCACCTCCACTGCTCGGGCCTGCAGAACTTTGAGGCACTCATGGCTCTGACAAACCTGGCGGGCATCAGTGAGAGGCTCCG GCAGAAGATCCTGAAGGAGAAGGCCGTGCCCATGATTGAGGGCTACATGTTTGAGGAGCACGAGATGATCCGACGGGCGGCCACGGAGTGCATGTGTAACCTGGCCATGAGCAAGGAG GTGCAGGACCTCTTTGAAGCCGAGGGCAATGACCGGCTGAAACTGCTGGTGCTGTACAGTGGCGAGGACGACGAGCTGCTccagcgcgcggctgctgggggCCTGGCCATGCTCACTTCCATGCGGCCCTCGCTCTGCAGCCGCATCCCCCAAGTG ACCACGCACTGGCTGGAGATCCTGCAGGCCCTGCTTCTGAACCCCAACCAGGAGCTGCAGCACCGGGGCGCCGTGGTGGTGTTGAACATGGTGGAGGCCTCGAGAGAGATTGCTAGCACCTTGATGGAGAGCGAGGTGCTGGAGATCCTGTCAGTGCTGGCTAAGGGCAAAGAGAGCCCCGTCACCAGGGTGGCCGCAGCTTGCCTGGGCAAAGCGGTGGACTATGGGCTTATCAAGCCCAACCAGGATGGAGAGTGA
- the UNC45A gene encoding protein unc-45 homolog A isoform X1, with amino-acid sequence MTASSVEQLRKEGNELFKCGDYQGALTAYTQALDLGATPQDQAILHRNRAACHLKLEDYDKAETEASKAIEKDGGDVKALYRRSQALEKLGRLDQAVLDLQRCVSLEPKNKVFQEALRNIGGQIQEKVRYMSSTDAKVEQMFQILLDPQEKGTEKKQKASQNLVVLAREDAGAEKIFRSNGVQLLQRLLDTGESDLMLAALRTLVGICSEHQSRTVATLSVLGTRRVVSILGVENQAVSLAACHLLHVMFDALKEGVKKGFRGKEGAIIVDPARELKVLISNLLELLTEVGVSGQGRDNALTLLIKVVPRKSPKDPNNSLALWVIDQGLKKILEVGGSVQDAPGELTVTANSRMSASILLSKLFDDLKCDAERENFHRLCENYIKSWFEGHGLAGKLRAIQTVSCLLQGPCDAGNRALELSGVMESVIALCASEQEEEQLVAVEALIHAAGKAKRASFITANGVSLLKDLYKRSEKDSIRIRALVGLCKLGSAGGTDFSMKQFAEGSTLKLAKQCRKWLCNDQIDAGTRRWAVEGLAYLTFDADVKEEFVEDEAALKALFQLSRSEERSVLFAVASALVNCTNSYDYEEPDPKMVELAKYAKQHVPEQHPKDKPSFVRARVKKLLAAGVVSALACMVKTESPVLTSSCRELLSRVFLALVEEAEDRGTVVAQGGGKALLPLALEGTDVGQTKAAQALAKLTITSNPEMTFPGERVYEVVRPLVSLLHLHCSGLQNFEALMALTNLAGISERLRQKILKEKAVPMIEGYMFEEHEMIRRAATECMCNLAMSKEVQDLFEAEGNDRLKLLVLYSGEDDELLQRAAAGGLAMLTSMRPSLCSRIPQVTTHWLEILQALLLNPNQELQHRGAVVVLNMVEASREIASTLMESEVLEILSVLAKGKESPVTRVAAACLGKAVDYGLIKPNQDGE; translated from the exons ATGACT GCCAGCTCAGTGGAGCAGCTGCGGAAGGAGGGCAACGAGCTGTTCAAATGCGGGGACTACCAGGGAGCCCTGACGGCCTACACCCAGGCCCTGGATCTGGGCGCGACGCCCCAGGACCAGGCCATTCTGCACCGGAACCGGGCCGCCTGCCACCTCAAGCTG GAAGATTACGACAAGGCCGAAACGGAGGCATCCAAAG CCATTGAAAAGGACGGCGGGGATGTCAAAGCGCTTTATCGACGCAGCCAAGCCCTAGAGAAGCTGGGCCGCCTGGACCAGGCTGTCCTCGACCTGCAGAGATGTGTGAGCCTGGAGCCCAAGAACAAAGTTTTCCAGGAGGCCCTGCGGAACATCGGGGGCCAGATTCAGGAGAAG GTGCGATACATGTCCTCGAcggatgccaaagtggagcagaTGTTTCAGATACTACTGGACCCGCAGGAGAAAGGCACTGAGAAGAAGCAGAAG GCTTCTCAGAACCTGGTGGTGCTGGCCCGGGAGGATGCCGGAGCTGAGAAGATCTTCCGGAGTAACGGGGTTCAGCTCTTGCAACGCCTGCTTGACACGGGAGAGAGCGACCTGATGCTGGCAGCTCTGCGCACCCTGGTCGGCATTTGCTCTGAGCACCAGTCACGG ACAGTGGCGACCTTGAGTGTGCTGGGAACGCGGCGCGTGGTCTCCATCCTGGGCGTGGAGAACCAGGCTGTGTCCCTGGCTGCCTGCCACCTGCTGCACGTTATGTTTGATGCCCTCAAGGAAGGTGTCAAGAAAGGATTCCGAGGCAAAGAAGGCGCCATCATCGTGG ATCCCGCCCGGGAGCTGAAGGTCCTCATCAGTAACCTCTTGGAGCTACTGACTGAGGTGGGGGTCTCGGGCCAAGGCCGAGACAATGCCCTGACCCTCCTCATCAAAGTGGTACCCCGAAAGTCTCCCAAGGACCCCAACAACAGCCTCGCCCTCTGGGTCATTGACCAAG GTCTGAAGAAGATTCTGGAGGTGGGGGGCTCTGTGCAGGACGCTCCCGGGGAGCTCACGGTGACGGCCAACAGCCGCATGAGCGCCTCCATCCTCCTCAGCAAGCTCTTTGATGACCTGAAGTGCGATGCTGAGAGGGAGAATTTCCACCGACTCTGCGAAAACTACATCAA GAGCTGGTTTGAGGGCCACGGGCTGGCCGGGAAGCTGCGGGCCATCCAGACGGTGTCCTGCCTCCTGCAGGGCCCATGTGATGCCGGCAACCGGGCCCTGGAGCTGAGCGGCGTCATGGAGAGCGTGATCGCTCTGTGTGCCTctgagcaggaggaggagcagctggTGGCTGTGGAGGCCCTGATCCACGCGGCCGGCAAGGCCAAGCGGGCTTCGTTCATCACCGCCAATGGCGTCTCGCTGCTGAAGGACCTGTACAAGCGCAGCGAGAAGGACAGCATCCGCATCCGGGCGCTGGTG GGACTTTGTAAGCTGGGCTCGGCCGGTGGGACTGACTTTAGCATGAAGCAGTTTGCTGAAGGCTCCACTCTCAAACTGGCCAAGCAGTGTCGAAA GTGGCTGTGCAATGACCAGATTGACGCAGGCACTCGGCGCTGGGCAGTGGAGGGCCTGGCCTACCTCACCTTTGATGCCGACGTGAAGGAAGAGTTTGTGGAGGACGAGGCTGCCCTCAAGGCCCTGTTCCAGCTCAGCAGG TCCGAGGAGAGGTCGGTGCTCTTCGCGGTGGCCTCAGCGCTGGTGAACTGCACCAACAGCTACGACTACGAGGAACCCGACCCCAAGATGGTGGAGCTGGCCAAGTATGCCAAGCAGCACGTGCCCGAGCAGCACCCCAAG gacAAACCGAGCTTCGTGCGGGCTCGGGTGAAGAAGCTGCTGGCAGCGGGCGTGGTGTCGGCCTTGGCGTGCATGGTGAAGACCGAGAGCCCGGTGCTGACGAGTTCCTGCCGCGAGCTGCTCTCCAG GGTCTTCCTGGCTTTGgtggaggaggctgaggaccGCGGCACCGTGGTCGCTCAGGGAGGGGGCAAG GCTCTGCTCCCGCTGGCCCTGGAGGGCACTGACGTGGGGCAGACGAAGGCGGCCCAGGCTCTCGCCAAGCTCACCATCACCTCCAACCCAGAGATGACCTTTCCTGGCGAGCGG GTCTACGAGGTGGTCCGGCCCCTTGTCTCCTTGCTGCACCTCCACTGCTCGGGCCTGCAGAACTTTGAGGCACTCATGGCTCTGACAAACCTGGCGGGCATCAGTGAGAGGCTCCG GCAGAAGATCCTGAAGGAGAAGGCCGTGCCCATGATTGAGGGCTACATGTTTGAGGAGCACGAGATGATCCGACGGGCGGCCACGGAGTGCATGTGTAACCTGGCCATGAGCAAGGAG GTGCAGGACCTCTTTGAAGCCGAGGGCAATGACCGGCTGAAACTGCTGGTGCTGTACAGTGGCGAGGACGACGAGCTGCTccagcgcgcggctgctgggggCCTGGCCATGCTCACTTCCATGCGGCCCTCGCTCTGCAGCCGCATCCCCCAAGTG ACCACGCACTGGCTGGAGATCCTGCAGGCCCTGCTTCTGAACCCCAACCAGGAGCTGCAGCACCGGGGCGCCGTGGTGGTGTTGAACATGGTGGAGGCCTCGAGAGAGATTGCTAGCACCTTGATGGAGAGCGAGGTGCTGGAGATCCTGTCAGTGCTGGCTAAGGGCAAAGAGAGCCCCGTCACCAGGGTGGCCGCAGCTTGCCTGGGCAAAGCGGTGGACTATGGGCTTATCAAGCCCAACCAGGATGGAGAGTGA
- the UNC45A gene encoding protein unc-45 homolog A isoform X2, with product MTVSGPRTPEPQPAAPGASSVEQLRKEGNELFKCGDYQGALTAYTQALDLGATPQDQAILHRNRAACHLKLEDYDKAETEASKAIEKDGGDVKALYRRSQALEKLGRLDQAVLDLQRCVSLEPKNKVFQEALRNIGGQIQEKVRYMSSTDAKVEQMFQILLDPQEKGTEKKQKASQNLVVLAREDAGAEKIFRSNGVQLLQRLLDTGESDLMLAALRTLVGICSEHQSRTVATLSVLGTRRVVSILGVENQAVSLAACHLLHVMFDALKEGVKKGFRGKEGAIIVDPARELKVLISNLLELLTEVGVSGQGRDNALTLLIKVVPRKSPKDPNNSLALWVIDQGLKKILEVGGSVQDAPGELTVTANSRMSASILLSKLFDDLKCDAERENFHRLCENYIKSWFEGHGLAGKLRAIQTVSCLLQGPCDAGNRALELSGVMESVIALCASEQEEEQLVAVEALIHAAGKAKRASFITANGVSLLKDLYKRSEKDSIRIRALVGLCKLGSAGGTDFSMKQFAEGSTLKLAKQCRKWLCNDQIDAGTRRWAVEGLAYLTFDADVKEEFVEDEAALKALFQLSRSEERSVLFAVASALVNCTNSYDYEEPDPKMVELAKYAKQHVPEQHPKDKPSFVRARVKKLLAAGVVSALACMVKTESPVLTSSCRELLSRVFLALVEEAEDRGTVVAQGGGKALLPLALEGTDVGQTKAAQALAKLTITSNPEMTFPGERVYEVVRPLVSLLHLHCSGLQNFEALMALTNLAGISERLRQKILKEKAVPMIEGYMFEEHEMIRRAATECMCNLAMSKEVQDLFEAEGNDRLKLLVLYSGEDDELLQRAAAGGLAMLTSMRPSLCSRIPQVTTHWLEILQALLLNPNQELQHRGAVVVLNMVEASREIASTLMESEVLEILSVLAKGKESPVTRVAAACLGKAVDYGLIKPNQDGE from the exons ATGACTGTGAGTGGTCCACGGACCCCCGAGCCCCAGCCCGCCGCCCCCGGG GCCAGCTCAGTGGAGCAGCTGCGGAAGGAGGGCAACGAGCTGTTCAAATGCGGGGACTACCAGGGAGCCCTGACGGCCTACACCCAGGCCCTGGATCTGGGCGCGACGCCCCAGGACCAGGCCATTCTGCACCGGAACCGGGCCGCCTGCCACCTCAAGCTG GAAGATTACGACAAGGCCGAAACGGAGGCATCCAAAG CCATTGAAAAGGACGGCGGGGATGTCAAAGCGCTTTATCGACGCAGCCAAGCCCTAGAGAAGCTGGGCCGCCTGGACCAGGCTGTCCTCGACCTGCAGAGATGTGTGAGCCTGGAGCCCAAGAACAAAGTTTTCCAGGAGGCCCTGCGGAACATCGGGGGCCAGATTCAGGAGAAG GTGCGATACATGTCCTCGAcggatgccaaagtggagcagaTGTTTCAGATACTACTGGACCCGCAGGAGAAAGGCACTGAGAAGAAGCAGAAG GCTTCTCAGAACCTGGTGGTGCTGGCCCGGGAGGATGCCGGAGCTGAGAAGATCTTCCGGAGTAACGGGGTTCAGCTCTTGCAACGCCTGCTTGACACGGGAGAGAGCGACCTGATGCTGGCAGCTCTGCGCACCCTGGTCGGCATTTGCTCTGAGCACCAGTCACGG ACAGTGGCGACCTTGAGTGTGCTGGGAACGCGGCGCGTGGTCTCCATCCTGGGCGTGGAGAACCAGGCTGTGTCCCTGGCTGCCTGCCACCTGCTGCACGTTATGTTTGATGCCCTCAAGGAAGGTGTCAAGAAAGGATTCCGAGGCAAAGAAGGCGCCATCATCGTGG ATCCCGCCCGGGAGCTGAAGGTCCTCATCAGTAACCTCTTGGAGCTACTGACTGAGGTGGGGGTCTCGGGCCAAGGCCGAGACAATGCCCTGACCCTCCTCATCAAAGTGGTACCCCGAAAGTCTCCCAAGGACCCCAACAACAGCCTCGCCCTCTGGGTCATTGACCAAG GTCTGAAGAAGATTCTGGAGGTGGGGGGCTCTGTGCAGGACGCTCCCGGGGAGCTCACGGTGACGGCCAACAGCCGCATGAGCGCCTCCATCCTCCTCAGCAAGCTCTTTGATGACCTGAAGTGCGATGCTGAGAGGGAGAATTTCCACCGACTCTGCGAAAACTACATCAA GAGCTGGTTTGAGGGCCACGGGCTGGCCGGGAAGCTGCGGGCCATCCAGACGGTGTCCTGCCTCCTGCAGGGCCCATGTGATGCCGGCAACCGGGCCCTGGAGCTGAGCGGCGTCATGGAGAGCGTGATCGCTCTGTGTGCCTctgagcaggaggaggagcagctggTGGCTGTGGAGGCCCTGATCCACGCGGCCGGCAAGGCCAAGCGGGCTTCGTTCATCACCGCCAATGGCGTCTCGCTGCTGAAGGACCTGTACAAGCGCAGCGAGAAGGACAGCATCCGCATCCGGGCGCTGGTG GGACTTTGTAAGCTGGGCTCGGCCGGTGGGACTGACTTTAGCATGAAGCAGTTTGCTGAAGGCTCCACTCTCAAACTGGCCAAGCAGTGTCGAAA GTGGCTGTGCAATGACCAGATTGACGCAGGCACTCGGCGCTGGGCAGTGGAGGGCCTGGCCTACCTCACCTTTGATGCCGACGTGAAGGAAGAGTTTGTGGAGGACGAGGCTGCCCTCAAGGCCCTGTTCCAGCTCAGCAGG TCCGAGGAGAGGTCGGTGCTCTTCGCGGTGGCCTCAGCGCTGGTGAACTGCACCAACAGCTACGACTACGAGGAACCCGACCCCAAGATGGTGGAGCTGGCCAAGTATGCCAAGCAGCACGTGCCCGAGCAGCACCCCAAG gacAAACCGAGCTTCGTGCGGGCTCGGGTGAAGAAGCTGCTGGCAGCGGGCGTGGTGTCGGCCTTGGCGTGCATGGTGAAGACCGAGAGCCCGGTGCTGACGAGTTCCTGCCGCGAGCTGCTCTCCAG GGTCTTCCTGGCTTTGgtggaggaggctgaggaccGCGGCACCGTGGTCGCTCAGGGAGGGGGCAAG GCTCTGCTCCCGCTGGCCCTGGAGGGCACTGACGTGGGGCAGACGAAGGCGGCCCAGGCTCTCGCCAAGCTCACCATCACCTCCAACCCAGAGATGACCTTTCCTGGCGAGCGG GTCTACGAGGTGGTCCGGCCCCTTGTCTCCTTGCTGCACCTCCACTGCTCGGGCCTGCAGAACTTTGAGGCACTCATGGCTCTGACAAACCTGGCGGGCATCAGTGAGAGGCTCCG GCAGAAGATCCTGAAGGAGAAGGCCGTGCCCATGATTGAGGGCTACATGTTTGAGGAGCACGAGATGATCCGACGGGCGGCCACGGAGTGCATGTGTAACCTGGCCATGAGCAAGGAG GTGCAGGACCTCTTTGAAGCCGAGGGCAATGACCGGCTGAAACTGCTGGTGCTGTACAGTGGCGAGGACGACGAGCTGCTccagcgcgcggctgctgggggCCTGGCCATGCTCACTTCCATGCGGCCCTCGCTCTGCAGCCGCATCCCCCAAGTG ACCACGCACTGGCTGGAGATCCTGCAGGCCCTGCTTCTGAACCCCAACCAGGAGCTGCAGCACCGGGGCGCCGTGGTGGTGTTGAACATGGTGGAGGCCTCGAGAGAGATTGCTAGCACCTTGATGGAGAGCGAGGTGCTGGAGATCCTGTCAGTGCTGGCTAAGGGCAAAGAGAGCCCCGTCACCAGGGTGGCCGCAGCTTGCCTGGGCAAAGCGGTGGACTATGGGCTTATCAAGCCCAACCAGGATGGAGAGTGA